Proteins found in one Moritella sp. Urea-trap-13 genomic segment:
- a CDS encoding DUF4056 domain-containing protein, giving the protein MTASFNAVTHNIGPNKIQLIKVSIFAFGAMLLTACSQDWQVRSLPTDEAVAEALTAQPDRNVLASTELNGFSSLAMPGDVRPCCAFGNAQKVKVGTLQVPFFRYANTLGANDIGAHAFDAGTFSYVKALPDGSSSGENNGQIYTRLGGFIDLAHVRDTADNSIILFYKIYKQLGQEARIELPPEIGPRYIQLKAFDIEHLDPLQRWNLAADMAARLGYLMAESHEIAQWHGYRSWALWSEEVSAYSPEDIYSNMLGAKIALALISNNLAMNKTLFNQHMNGWLTAAINQLEPVTAEQTNALFDVIDGDWWDSNEPLPNKFMLLKRHYALGDVQSPYLVDKQAAQAHAHWPLLAPLYLPGECLSEDRQQGECQQEHQAKQLSLPRYSQGIDIDVTAKLWLFIDDKFKANFSHIPAKLWSHGFTSEQFLALSAYNQVEDDKQLKAKRLDDKS; this is encoded by the coding sequence ATGACTGCATCTTTTAATGCTGTAACCCACAACATAGGCCCTAATAAAATACAACTGATTAAAGTGTCTATTTTTGCGTTTGGCGCTATGTTATTAACTGCTTGCAGTCAAGATTGGCAAGTTCGTTCATTACCAACTGATGAAGCTGTCGCTGAAGCACTAACGGCGCAGCCTGATCGGAATGTGCTTGCAAGTACCGAGTTAAATGGATTTTCCAGCTTAGCGATGCCAGGTGATGTAAGACCATGCTGCGCCTTTGGTAATGCGCAAAAAGTCAAAGTTGGAACATTACAAGTGCCGTTCTTTCGTTATGCTAATACGCTTGGTGCCAATGATATTGGCGCACATGCTTTTGATGCGGGTACATTCAGTTATGTAAAAGCCTTGCCAGACGGCAGTAGCAGCGGTGAAAATAATGGCCAGATCTATACGCGACTTGGCGGCTTCATCGATTTAGCCCATGTACGTGACACCGCTGATAACAGCATCATTTTGTTTTATAAAATTTATAAGCAGTTAGGTCAAGAAGCAAGAATAGAGTTACCGCCTGAAATTGGCCCGCGTTACATTCAATTAAAAGCCTTTGACATTGAACATCTTGACCCATTACAGCGCTGGAATTTAGCCGCAGATATGGCTGCAAGGTTAGGCTATTTAATGGCGGAGTCTCATGAAATAGCACAATGGCATGGTTATCGCAGTTGGGCACTTTGGTCTGAGGAAGTATCAGCTTATTCACCTGAAGATATTTACTCAAATATGCTTGGTGCTAAGATCGCATTAGCGTTAATTAGTAATAACTTAGCGATGAACAAAACTTTGTTTAATCAACACATGAACGGCTGGCTAACAGCTGCAATCAATCAACTTGAGCCAGTAACAGCTGAGCAAACTAATGCATTGTTTGATGTGATTGACGGCGATTGGTGGGATTCAAATGAACCATTGCCAAATAAGTTTATGTTATTAAAACGCCATTATGCCTTGGGTGATGTTCAGTCGCCGTATTTGGTGGATAAACAAGCCGCCCAAGCACATGCTCATTGGCCTTTGCTAGCGCCACTCTATTTACCAGGGGAATGTTTGTCAGAGGATCGCCAGCAAGGTGAGTGTCAGCAAGAGCATCAAGCCAAACAATTATCGCTGCCACGTTACAGTCAGGGTATTGATATAGATGTAACGGCAAAATTGTGGTTATTTATTGATGATAAATTTAAAGCTAACTTTAGCCATATACCTGCAAAACTGTGGTCGCATGGTTTTACCAGTGAGCAATTTTTAGCATTGTCTGCATATAACCAGGTTGAAGATGACAAGCAGTTAAAAGCCAAGCGCCTGGATGATAAATCATGA
- a CDS encoding virulence protein encodes MNNNTHLTMAMTALISSSFSVSANDHLFTSTDLESTNNSNVKHIVGIEQTQVVSTTLTESESELLSAAEYDRYERNFPIWAQEAIDLGHELPKPYGFSMTYMKMEQPLVVDSVAFSGIGPIIDDRVKVGTSTAQQESETLTLRGDVWVLPFLNVYGILGYTQGSSTAMVSPVVDWWIRDPKEYGPYAFELNFKGITYGAGTTIVGGIDNWFALLDVNYTNTALDILDGEISSIVVSPRVGYRWKFKGHDMQLWTGAMYQNVEQTFEGNLSDIGVNLPGRWGNGKFKVEQHLEDKWNTLIGGQAQITNNVDLLMEAGVGTRRSMMVSLGYRF; translated from the coding sequence ATGAACAACAACACGCATTTAACAATGGCAATGACGGCACTTATCAGCAGTTCATTTTCTGTATCCGCCAATGATCATCTATTTACCTCTACAGATTTAGAATCGACCAACAACAGTAACGTGAAACATATTGTCGGTATTGAACAAACGCAGGTGGTATCGACTACGTTAACAGAATCTGAAAGTGAGTTACTCAGTGCTGCAGAATATGATCGCTACGAACGTAACTTTCCTATTTGGGCACAAGAAGCTATCGATTTAGGGCATGAACTACCAAAGCCATATGGTTTTAGCATGACCTATATGAAGATGGAACAGCCATTGGTCGTCGACTCAGTTGCCTTTAGCGGCATTGGACCGATTATTGATGATCGCGTGAAAGTCGGCACATCGACAGCACAACAAGAATCAGAAACACTTACTTTACGGGGTGATGTTTGGGTATTACCGTTTTTAAATGTCTATGGCATTCTCGGTTACACTCAGGGCAGCAGTACAGCGATGGTTAGTCCCGTTGTTGATTGGTGGATACGGGATCCTAAGGAATATGGACCATACGCTTTTGAATTGAATTTTAAAGGTATTACCTATGGCGCTGGCACCACGATTGTTGGTGGCATTGATAATTGGTTTGCCTTGCTCGATGTCAACTACACCAATACCGCATTAGATATTCTCGATGGTGAAATCAGCTCTATTGTCGTCTCTCCACGTGTTGGCTATCGCTGGAAATTTAAAGGTCATGATATGCAGTTATGGACTGGCGCCATGTATCAGAATGTAGAACAAACGTTCGAGGGCAATCTTAGTGACATAGGTGTTAATTTACCGGGTAGATGGGGTAATGGTAAATTTAAAGTCGAGCAACACCTTGAAGACAAATGGAACACCTTAATCGGTGGACAAGCACAAATTACCAACAATGTCGATCTGCTCATGGAAGCAGGTGTAGGCACTCGCCGTAGCATGATGGTCAGCCTAGGGTATCGTTTTTAA
- a CDS encoding endonuclease/exonuclease/phosphatase family protein — protein sequence MLKIATFNLFNYIEPPFACYDFDRIYDEQQWQKKQKWIRDYLAEHQPDVIGFQEVFSPDSLKALVAECDYPYFAVVDSADVIEDYIFRSPVVAIASRYPITDITAVIPDSELAVSMGLSAEYQFSRKPLRASIVLPHLGTTDCYVVHFKSKRPMLESEDNELATTRAVLDAFTKQMCGTWGSSMQRGSEAALLFQQMIQRRLATNNPMMLMGDFNDRLDNDRDGVLSHLTMNTLRFNSDQQAQNIVKQFSLQDSWHLYQHAENGAVASITPAPRPATHYFFNKGSVLDYILLSCEFNAEYQRSLYEVSNYHTYDRHLINPIYERDSESTDHAVVQISLQLRN from the coding sequence ATGCTAAAAATTGCCACCTTTAATCTGTTCAATTACATCGAACCACCGTTTGCTTGTTATGATTTTGATCGTATCTATGACGAGCAACAATGGCAGAAAAAGCAAAAGTGGATACGAGATTACCTTGCCGAACATCAGCCTGACGTGATTGGTTTTCAAGAAGTGTTTAGCCCTGATTCATTAAAAGCATTAGTGGCAGAATGTGATTACCCCTATTTTGCAGTTGTCGATAGCGCAGATGTTATTGAGGACTATATTTTCCGTAGCCCAGTCGTAGCAATAGCCTCACGTTACCCGATCACAGATATCACCGCAGTCATACCTGATAGCGAACTTGCTGTGAGCATGGGGTTATCAGCAGAATATCAATTTAGCCGCAAACCACTGCGCGCCAGTATTGTATTACCACACTTAGGTACAACAGATTGCTATGTGGTGCATTTCAAATCTAAACGGCCAATGTTAGAAAGTGAAGATAACGAACTAGCAACGACTAGAGCAGTGTTAGATGCCTTCACCAAGCAGATGTGTGGAACCTGGGGATCGTCGATGCAGCGCGGTTCGGAAGCGGCATTATTATTCCAACAAATGATCCAACGTCGACTAGCGACTAATAATCCGATGATGTTAATGGGTGATTTCAATGACCGATTAGATAATGATCGCGACGGTGTTTTATCCCATTTAACCATGAATACATTACGTTTCAATTCAGACCAGCAAGCACAAAATATTGTAAAACAATTCAGCCTGCAAGATAGCTGGCATTTATATCAACATGCGGAAAATGGTGCAGTCGCAAGTATTACCCCCGCCCCTCGCCCTGCTACGCATTACTTTTTTAACAAAGGCTCGGTATTAGATTACATCTTATTATCGTGTGAGTTTAATGCTGAGTATCAGCGCAGTCTTTATGAAGTCAGTAACTACCATACTTATGACCGTCACCTGATTAACCCTATCTATGAGCGTGATAGCGAAAGTACTGACCATGCTGTCGTCCAAATTAGCTTGCAGTTAAGAAACTAA
- a CDS encoding calcium/sodium antiporter, whose protein sequence is MSLLLPIIAVLIGFILLTVSADRLILVSSTLAKQFGVSVMFIGMTVIAFGTSFPELVVSAIASFNGAEGLAVGNAIGSNIINCGLVLALCALFMPLVIQVRFIKRELPILVIALIAVIALMSNGSITMWDSLILILLLAFYCIYLAKSSSEDDIESELEFLDVSQTRAIVETIAMLIVLLISSQIMVWGSVQLAKAMGVSDLLIGLTIVAFGTSLPELAAAIAGVRRGMPEIAFATVIGSNTFNLLGVLAFPGLIGDGLQLPAEVLTRDIPMLSIMTAFMVISFTMTYFAVNKRRSDLNPEQQTDELIAVDSKLNYRFGRLSGAVLLIMFIGYSWVLFTS, encoded by the coding sequence ATGTCTTTATTATTACCTATCATAGCTGTATTAATTGGCTTCATCTTACTCACAGTAAGTGCCGACCGTCTTATCTTAGTATCATCCACATTAGCCAAACAGTTTGGTGTTTCTGTCATGTTTATTGGTATGACCGTCATTGCCTTTGGTACTTCATTCCCAGAATTAGTCGTTAGCGCGATTGCGTCATTTAATGGTGCAGAAGGCCTTGCTGTCGGTAATGCGATTGGCTCTAACATTATCAACTGCGGCTTAGTATTAGCACTTTGTGCCTTGTTTATGCCACTGGTAATTCAAGTACGTTTTATTAAACGTGAATTACCGATTCTAGTTATCGCACTTATTGCAGTGATCGCATTAATGTCGAATGGTTCAATTACCATGTGGGATAGTCTTATCCTGATCTTATTGCTGGCATTTTACTGTATCTATCTGGCGAAATCATCGTCAGAAGATGATATTGAAAGCGAGTTAGAGTTTTTAGATGTGAGTCAAACACGTGCAATAGTCGAAACTATCGCGATGCTGATCGTACTATTAATCAGCTCACAAATCATGGTTTGGGGTAGTGTACAGCTTGCGAAAGCAATGGGCGTAAGCGACTTATTAATTGGTTTAACGATTGTGGCATTTGGTACTAGCTTACCTGAACTAGCGGCTGCGATTGCCGGTGTTCGTCGTGGTATGCCAGAGATTGCATTCGCGACTGTGATTGGTTCAAATACCTTTAACTTATTAGGTGTACTGGCATTCCCAGGTTTAATCGGTGATGGTCTACAACTGCCAGCAGAAGTATTAACACGTGACATTCCAATGCTGTCGATTATGACTGCATTTATGGTGATCTCGTTCACCATGACTTATTTTGCAGTAAATAAACGTCGTTCTGATTTGAATCCTGAGCAACAAACAGATGAGTTAATCGCTGTAGACAGTAAACTAAACTATCGCTTCGGTCGCCTTTCTGGTGCAGTACTGTTAATTATGTTTATTGGTTATAGCTGGGTACTATTTACGTCTTAA
- a CDS encoding DUF2249 domain-containing protein, which translates to MAIDLQPIQLQAIKIQPTKLQVIQLDVSELAMPEPMRQVLQALAVLTPGQCLVIHHRKNPTPLYPKLAELGFVYRVDIDYAGNDSSALFDNSNSDSSSDKAKHGDGSGEDLAVVIKVTFKADESALASFSEMEVE; encoded by the coding sequence ATGGCGATAGACTTACAACCAATTCAGCTGCAAGCCATTAAAATACAACCGACTAAACTGCAAGTGATTCAGCTTGATGTCAGTGAGCTCGCTATGCCAGAGCCTATGCGTCAAGTATTACAGGCGTTAGCGGTATTAACGCCTGGCCAGTGTTTGGTTATTCATCATCGTAAAAACCCTACGCCGTTATACCCCAAGTTAGCCGAGTTAGGGTTTGTCTACCGAGTTGATATTGATTATGCAGGTAATGACTCGTCAGCACTTTTCGATAATTCTAATAGTGATAGTAGCAGTGACAAGGCAAAACATGGTGATGGCAGCGGTGAAGATTTAGCGGTTGTAATCAAGGTCACTTTTAAAGCCGATGAATCGGCATTAGCGTCATTTTCCGAGATGGAAGTGGAATGA
- a CDS encoding hemerythrin domain-containing protein — protein sequence MHTIPDFMTAQHRHCDDSFIAAESAVSAKKWPEADSQWTIFTTDLEIHLQQEETILFPAFEQATGMTMGPTQVMRAEHAQMRQLVAEMTQQLSVQNKEQFLGFSETLMILMQQHNMKEEQMLYPMTQAHLPDADAVLQQVKAYS from the coding sequence ATGCACACTATTCCTGATTTTATGACTGCGCAACATCGTCATTGTGATGATTCTTTTATTGCTGCTGAATCTGCAGTTTCGGCAAAAAAATGGCCAGAAGCTGATAGTCAATGGACTATATTTACCACCGACCTTGAGATCCATTTACAACAAGAAGAAACGATTTTATTTCCAGCGTTTGAACAAGCGACGGGGATGACGATGGGACCAACGCAAGTGATGCGTGCTGAACATGCGCAAATGCGTCAATTAGTGGCAGAAATGACACAACAATTGTCTGTGCAGAATAAAGAGCAATTTTTAGGCTTTTCGGAAACCTTAATGATCTTAATGCAACAACACAATATGAAAGAAGAGCAGATGTTATATCCCATGACCCAGGCGCATTTACCTGATGCCGATGCGGTATTACAGCAAGTTAAAGCGTACTCATAA
- a CDS encoding sterol desaturase family protein, with protein MSDWFISNSNALRLGAFIGLFIILALWEHYQPKRPLTVVKLQRWGNNIAMVMLNNLTLKLLMPFLALDAALYAQQQHWGLVTLMAEADIMTSTLIVVLAIMLLDAAIYFQHRVFHKIPVLWRLHRMHHSDLDIDLTTAIRFHPIEIVLSMLIKIAVIIALGVPVIAVVLFEMLLNLTAMFNHSNIRLPIKVDHYLRYLLVTPDMHRVHHSTNGRETNHNFGFCLPWWDRLFGSYQAQPKLGHQQMQIGLPYFRDAKEYQLQNMLTQPFRNK; from the coding sequence ATGAGCGACTGGTTTATCAGCAACAGCAATGCACTGCGACTAGGTGCGTTTATTGGTTTGTTTATAATATTAGCCCTGTGGGAGCACTATCAACCGAAACGACCGCTAACGGTGGTAAAACTCCAGCGCTGGGGCAACAATATTGCCATGGTGATGTTGAATAATCTCACCCTAAAACTACTGATGCCATTTTTGGCTCTTGATGCCGCCTTGTATGCCCAGCAACAGCACTGGGGATTAGTCACCCTAATGGCTGAAGCAGACATAATGACTAGTACGTTAATCGTTGTTTTAGCTATAATGCTGCTTGATGCTGCTATTTATTTTCAGCACCGAGTATTCCATAAAATTCCCGTTCTATGGCGTTTACACCGAATGCACCATAGCGATCTAGATATCGATCTCACCACAGCTATCCGCTTTCACCCCATCGAAATAGTGTTATCTATGCTGATCAAAATTGCCGTTATTATTGCCTTGGGTGTCCCTGTGATTGCCGTGGTATTATTTGAAATGTTATTGAATCTGACCGCGATGTTTAATCACAGCAACATTAGATTGCCAATTAAGGTCGACCATTACCTGCGCTACTTGTTAGTGACGCCAGATATGCACAGGGTACACCACTCAACTAATGGGCGAGAAACCAATCATAATTTCGGTTTTTGTTTACCTTGGTGGGATCGTTTATTTGGCAGTTACCAAGCGCAACCTAAATTAGGTCATCAACAGATGCAGATTGGTTTACCGTATTTTCGTGACGCCAAGGAATACCAACTACAGAATATGCTAACGCAGCCATTTAGAAATAAATAA
- a CDS encoding lipopolysaccharide assembly protein LapB: protein MNLLSLTVFLAGSKAKLYRGKTSLNKLQLNWLLALTCFFTASAYASPPQLTQFIAGKIQAAQALQQQERYSDAIELLTDLTPRQDYDKAFVQRVLGIFHWQQENTQQAVKYLSLAVDSQLLPKQQAWVTQRMVADILLSQQQYKQALAHYYVLVNDYALVDGVLVNTALDSDKEIDVTVTKGKQKTSNIKRQEFTELWLRIAQTHYQLRQWDKVLSAVNAYEGLNNQGDQVQALNLQLTAQSQLQRWPAAIATLERIIAVEPDKLLWWQQLAGLQLRTSQPQAALTTLILAQRQGLKLSTAERRTLAQLYVQQGIPEQAALELASLAAETADNDKRQALLVEQAQYWQMAKEWQYAINTWRDVVSLSVDGVGQYRWPLAQLLLQQGHYDAALLELNHAEIQQDKSKKEQAAIELAKVRAYYKLQQYDRAITHAKLAQHIVPSASAKGWLKYLQQVRQINS from the coding sequence ATGAATTTATTATCTTTAACTGTATTTTTAGCTGGTTCTAAAGCCAAATTATACAGAGGTAAAACCAGTTTAAATAAACTACAGCTTAATTGGTTATTAGCGCTGACATGTTTTTTCACCGCATCTGCTTATGCGAGTCCTCCGCAGTTAACGCAATTTATTGCCGGTAAGATCCAAGCAGCGCAGGCTCTGCAGCAGCAAGAACGTTACAGTGATGCTATTGAGCTATTAACGGATTTAACCCCAAGGCAAGACTATGATAAAGCCTTTGTACAACGTGTATTAGGTATTTTTCATTGGCAACAAGAGAATACTCAGCAAGCGGTGAAGTATTTATCCTTAGCGGTTGATAGTCAGTTATTACCTAAACAGCAAGCTTGGGTAACGCAGCGTATGGTCGCCGATATTTTACTTAGCCAGCAGCAGTATAAGCAGGCGTTAGCACATTACTATGTGCTCGTTAATGACTATGCATTAGTCGATGGTGTACTGGTAAATACGGCTTTAGACAGTGATAAAGAAATCGATGTAACGGTAACGAAAGGTAAACAAAAAACATCGAATATCAAGCGCCAAGAATTTACAGAGCTGTGGTTGCGCATCGCCCAAACTCATTACCAATTACGTCAATGGGATAAAGTGCTGAGTGCCGTTAACGCCTATGAAGGTTTAAATAATCAAGGTGATCAAGTACAGGCATTAAATTTACAACTGACGGCGCAATCACAGCTGCAACGCTGGCCAGCAGCTATTGCGACATTAGAGCGTATTATTGCTGTAGAACCGGATAAGTTATTATGGTGGCAACAGCTTGCTGGTTTACAGCTACGAACCTCGCAGCCACAAGCGGCATTAACGACCTTGATTTTAGCTCAACGTCAGGGGCTTAAACTAAGTACAGCAGAGCGTCGTACGTTAGCGCAGCTGTATGTACAACAAGGTATACCGGAACAAGCGGCACTCGAATTAGCATCTTTGGCAGCAGAAACAGCTGATAATGATAAACGTCAAGCCTTGTTGGTTGAACAAGCGCAGTATTGGCAGATGGCAAAAGAATGGCAATACGCCATTAATACCTGGCGTGATGTGGTTAGCTTGTCTGTAGACGGGGTAGGGCAATACCGTTGGCCGTTAGCACAATTACTATTGCAACAGGGGCATTATGATGCTGCGTTATTAGAACTAAATCATGCTGAAATCCAGCAGGATAAGAGTAAGAAAGAGCAGGCAGCTATCGAATTAGCCAAAGTACGTGCTTACTATAAACTGCAGCAATATGACCGCGCGATCACCCACGCCAAGCTTGCGCAGCACATAGTGCCATCAGCGAGTGCCAAAGGCTGGCTTAAATACTTGCAGCAGGTACGTCAGATTAATAGTTAG
- a CDS encoding energy transducer TonB produces MLRFLLAIPLALGMTLGLFTMMAWMVDNGHSGKPEESNAQAFDIVMVEQERDVNRRQRALPEQPKNAPPPTDSVPVANAESTTLALPDMPVLGIDMAGIGVEVGLPAIGEFTANQQAMPLYRVEPRYPSRAMKQGAQGWVKMSFTIDTLGRPVDIKVLDAKPRRLFERAAVKALRKWKYQPKLAEGKAIMQVNQTLTLEFKLER; encoded by the coding sequence ATGTTACGTTTTTTACTGGCGATACCCTTGGCGTTAGGCATGACGTTGGGTCTATTCACTATGATGGCTTGGATGGTTGATAACGGCCATTCAGGTAAACCTGAAGAATCAAACGCACAGGCATTTGATATTGTCATGGTTGAGCAAGAACGTGATGTGAATCGTCGTCAACGGGCACTGCCTGAACAACCTAAAAATGCGCCACCACCGACAGATAGTGTACCTGTTGCCAATGCCGAATCAACAACCTTAGCCTTGCCTGATATGCCAGTACTTGGTATCGATATGGCCGGTATTGGCGTTGAAGTCGGGTTGCCTGCAATTGGTGAATTTACTGCTAATCAGCAAGCTATGCCCTTGTATCGTGTGGAGCCGCGTTATCCATCTCGCGCCATGAAACAAGGCGCCCAAGGTTGGGTGAAGATGTCATTCACGATTGATACCTTAGGCCGCCCAGTTGATATCAAGGTGCTGGATGCTAAACCAAGACGTTTATTTGAACGAGCAGCAGTGAAAGCATTAAGAAAATGGAAGTATCAGCCCAAATTGGCAGAGGGCAAGGCGATAATGCAAGTTAACCAAACACTGACCTTGGAGTTTAAATTAGAGCGATGA
- a CDS encoding biopolymer transporter ExbD, with translation MRFNRRSAAREDAQIDMTSMLDIVFIMLIFFIVTSSFVRESGVEVNRPQASNVVSQAGAGIFIAITANNDIYIDKRMVDVERVQATLENLLLSQPDASLVIQADEHAFNGTVVKVMDAANGAGVNGIALAAEKS, from the coding sequence ATGAGATTTAATCGCCGTTCAGCCGCTCGTGAAGATGCGCAAATTGATATGACTTCGATGTTAGATATCGTGTTTATCATGCTGATCTTTTTTATTGTCACCAGTTCATTTGTGCGTGAATCCGGTGTTGAAGTTAACCGCCCTCAAGCAAGCAATGTCGTTAGCCAAGCTGGCGCAGGTATCTTTATCGCGATAACAGCAAACAATGATATTTATATTGATAAACGCATGGTGGATGTCGAGCGTGTTCAAGCCACCTTAGAGAACTTATTACTTTCTCAACCAGATGCGTCTTTGGTGATCCAAGCGGATGAACACGCCTTTAATGGTACGGTCGTTAAAGTGATGGATGCCGCCAATGGTGCCGGCGTTAATGGTATCGCATTGGCGGCGGAGAAGTCTTAA
- a CDS encoding MotA/TolQ/ExbB proton channel family protein: MHFDISAIDWLESVNHFMQQGGHILYWLAAVVMLCWFCVMERLLYLYGYFPAQQRQLLARWNAREEQDSWHAHAIRGGWLLQAQQALQQNLNFLKVLVAICPMLGLLGTVTGMISVFDVMATLGSSEPKLMASGISLATLPTMAGMVAALAGMFAHARLSKACDSRYNKLEKLLRPSIKTIY; this comes from the coding sequence ATGCATTTTGATATTAGTGCAATTGATTGGCTCGAAAGCGTCAATCATTTTATGCAGCAGGGAGGGCATATCCTATATTGGCTTGCCGCTGTCGTCATGCTGTGTTGGTTTTGTGTCATGGAGCGGTTGTTGTATCTGTATGGTTATTTCCCTGCGCAACAACGTCAATTGTTAGCGCGTTGGAATGCACGTGAAGAGCAAGATTCTTGGCATGCTCACGCTATTCGTGGTGGTTGGCTGTTACAGGCGCAACAAGCTCTGCAGCAAAATCTTAATTTTCTAAAAGTGCTGGTGGCTATCTGCCCTATGTTAGGGCTGTTAGGCACAGTTACGGGCATGATCAGTGTGTTTGACGTCATGGCGACATTGGGTAGTAGTGAACCTAAATTAATGGCATCGGGTATTTCACTGGCGACGTTACCGACAATGGCGGGCATGGTTGCTGCGTTGGCGGGGATGTTTGCTCATGCGCGTTTAAGCAAGGCTTGTGATAGTCGTTATAACAAATTAGAAAAATTATTAAGACCATCTATTAAGACCATCTATTAA
- a CDS encoding MotA/TolQ/ExbB proton channel family protein, which yields MKPFNVMNAPVLMNKAQSFLTQALVISALTVSAHTFAADNVANANNAARVVSEKLLSDTEQDNKQLTKALKQREANFKLTEHEIKQQRQALLTQQRQLQTETELLSQVFTRNEETLAKQETRLRLETGSLGELFGVVRQSAKQLSSEINTAVTAVDRATFSPIVTDIVAAKKLPSMLQLTGLWSALSEQIKASAEIKSVNLAVIDGAGQLTDKQAVRLGSFGLVGDQGYLAWNSEKQTATAYLKQPEQGPVAADLAAANSAINSTDSFVVLDPSRGLMLAQLANTPTLKDRLENGGTVGYVIIALLVVGLLIALVQGIKLMLARRNIQQQLANPSQIGNNPLGRILQVYVDSNVKSALHNSTEALELRLMEVVVDEQQGLEKGLSMLKLLAALAPMLGLLGTVTGMIETFQVITQFGNGDPKVMAGGISMALITTVLGLVAAMPLLLAHNILSTQADNIRDTLEKQGISLVAAEAEKLAISAFEAFETSAVATSAEAINAEQAVPLTQQAG from the coding sequence ATGAAACCATTTAATGTAATGAACGCTCCAGTGCTAATGAACAAAGCACAATCATTTTTAACCCAGGCATTGGTTATTAGTGCGTTAACAGTCAGTGCGCATACTTTTGCTGCGGATAATGTGGCCAATGCTAATAATGCAGCGCGTGTCGTGAGTGAAAAATTACTTAGCGATACTGAGCAAGACAATAAACAGCTAACCAAAGCATTGAAACAACGTGAAGCTAATTTCAAATTAACAGAACATGAAATAAAGCAACAACGCCAAGCATTATTAACTCAGCAGCGCCAATTGCAAACTGAAACCGAGTTATTAAGTCAGGTATTTACCCGTAACGAAGAAACATTAGCCAAGCAAGAAACACGATTACGCTTAGAAACTGGTAGTTTGGGTGAGTTGTTTGGTGTGGTACGCCAATCGGCAAAGCAACTTAGCAGCGAGATTAATACCGCGGTAACCGCTGTTGATCGTGCGACCTTCTCTCCCATCGTGACAGATATTGTTGCGGCGAAAAAATTACCGTCAATGCTGCAATTAACCGGTTTATGGTCAGCGCTATCAGAACAAATTAAAGCCAGTGCTGAAATCAAATCAGTAAACCTTGCTGTGATTGATGGCGCAGGGCAATTAACAGATAAACAAGCCGTGCGTCTTGGTAGTTTTGGCCTCGTCGGTGATCAGGGCTATCTCGCTTGGAATAGCGAAAAGCAAACCGCAACCGCTTATCTAAAACAGCCAGAACAAGGCCCTGTTGCTGCAGATCTAGCTGCTGCTAATTCAGCTATTAACTCAACTGATAGCTTTGTGGTATTGGATCCGTCTCGTGGTTTGATGCTGGCACAATTGGCAAATACCCCAACCCTAAAAGATCGTTTGGAAAATGGTGGCACAGTCGGTTACGTGATCATTGCATTGCTTGTGGTTGGTTTGTTGATTGCGCTGGTACAAGGCATTAAGTTGATGCTTGCGCGTCGCAACATCCAGCAACAGTTAGCTAACCCAAGCCAGATTGGCAACAACCCCTTGGGTCGTATTCTGCAAGTCTATGTAGACAGTAATGTTAAGTCAGCACTGCATAATAGTACCGAAGCGTTAGAACTGCGTTTAATGGAAGTAGTTGTTGATGAGCAACAAGGTTTAGAAAAAGGTCTATCAATGCTGAAGTTGCTGGCTGCATTGGCGCCGATGCTCGGTTTGTTAGGTACGGTAACCGGTATGATTGAAACATTCCAAGTGATCACTCAGTTTGGTAATGGCGATCCGAAAGTAATGGCTGGCGGTATTTCAATGGCGCTGATCACTACGGTACTCGGTTTAGTGGCTGCGATGCCATTATTACTGGCTCACAATATCTTAAGCACACAAGCGGATAATATTCGCGATACGCTGGAGAAGCAGGGCATTAGCTTAGTTGCAGCAGAGGCTGAAAAGCTAGCTATTAGTGCTTTTGAGGCTTTTGAAACTAGTGCTGTTGCAACCAGCGCAGAGGCTATTAACGCTGAGCAGGCGGTTCCTCTTACTCAACAAGCGGGCTAA